Below is a window of Candidatus Bathyarchaeota archaeon DNA.
AGACCGATGAGCCTAGAAGAATCATTGTTGAGCACACAAGCGTCAACCCAATTCACCCTATTCACGTCGGACATGCGAGGAACCCAGTGTTAGGTGACGCACTTGCACGTATCCTGAAAGCTCAGGGGCACACGGTTTTTCGACACTACTACGTTGATGATGTTGGCCGTCAGACAGCAGTCATAGCTTATGGATATGAAAAGCTCGGTAAGCCCAAACCTGAAGGAAAGCCCGACCACTTCATCGGGATAATCTATACAATAACAAGTTGCATAACAGAGATTCAACGGCTCAAAAGAGATGTTGGACAAGCAAAGGAATCTGCGCCAGCTGAAGAATTTTCAAAGCTGCAACGAGAACTCGACGACTGGATGTCAGTAGCAGTTGACCTCGAAAGCAGATTTCCCAAGCTTTTCAATCAACTTCTTAACGCAATCAACAAAGACAAGAATCCCGAATCTAAAATGAGCAGTTTAGTTCGTGAGTATGAGGCAGGCGAAGAAGAAGCAAAACAATTGGTCAGAGAAGTCTGCCAACTCTGCATCGAAGGTTTTAGAGAAACCCTTGACAGAGCAGGAATCTTCTTAGATTCGTGGGATTGGGAGAGCAGCTTAGCGTGGAGCGGCGACGTTGCACGAACTCTTGAACAGCTGAAGAAGACTCCCTACGTTTTCCGTGTTGGAAACGTCTTGGAATTTGACGCAGAAAAGGTTGTTCAAGACTTTGATCTCAAAGAAACGTTAGGCTTGAGAGCGGAGTATGAGCTTCCATCTCTAACTTTGGTGAGAGCAGACGGCACCACCTTATACACAACCCGTGACATCCCGTATAGTCTGTGGAAGTTTGAGAGAGCCGAGAAAGTGATCAATGTGGTAGGGATGGAGCAGAAGTTATCTCAGTTACAGTTGAAGCTGGCTTTGTATGCTCTAGGATATAGGGAACAAGCTAAAAACTTGATCCATTTTGCTTACAATCTTGTCACTCTCCCAGGTTATAAAATGTCAAGCCGCAGAGGTCGCTACGTGACTCTAGACGAGGTAATGGACGAGGCTGTCAAGAGAGCGTACGAAGAAGTTTCG
It encodes the following:
- a CDS encoding arginine--tRNA ligase; the encoded protein is MTSVNPFAEFRKGCEIALGDALNKILPKFSVPSITFETPPSSQFGELSSSVCFELAKKTKKKQFQLAEQIAEAVNISPFPLIQSVKAAGEGYINFYANFTKFSSLTFESIRTLDAEYGYVKTDEPRRIIVEHTSVNPIHPIHVGHARNPVLGDALARILKAQGHTVFRHYYVDDVGRQTAVIAYGYEKLGKPKPEGKPDHFIGIIYTITSCITEIQRLKRDVGQAKESAPAEEFSKLQRELDDWMSVAVDLESRFPKLFNQLLNAINKDKNPESKMSSLVREYEAGEEEAKQLVREVCQLCIEGFRETLDRAGIFLDSWDWESSLAWSGDVARTLEQLKKTPYVFRVGNVLEFDAEKVVQDFDLKETLGLRAEYELPSLTLVRADGTTLYTTRDIPYSLWKFERAEKVINVVGMEQKLSQLQLKLALYALGYREQAKNLIHFAYNLVTLPGYKMSSRRGRYVTLDEVMDEAVKRAYEEVSKRSPHLPDEQKRQISDIVGIGAMKYALVEVDPTKSVAFTWDRVLDFEKNSAPYIQYSHARACSILRKASRKPENPDYSLLTNPVEHDITIRLARFPEVFVDAAENLRPNTIADFANALADKFNTFYTALRVIGAEPVELSDARLALVDATRMVLRNALNLLGIEAPERM